In Pseudomonas sp. Q1-7, the genomic window GGTTGATTTCCTCGGCCACCGCGCTCTGCTGCTCCGCCGCGGCGGCGATCTGCTGGTTCATCTGGTGGATCAGGGTCACGGCTTCGGCGATGCCGGCCAGGGCTTCCTCCGTCAGGTTGGCATCCTGCACCGTCAGCCCCACCAGGCTTTCGCTCTCCTGCATGTGCTCCACGGAACGGCGCACGCCCTCGCGCAGGGTGGCGATCAGCCGTTCGATCTCGGCGGTCGACTGCTGGGTGCGCCTTGCCAGTGCCCGGACTTCGTCGGCCACCACGGCGAAGCCGCGGCCCTGCTCACCGGCACGGGCCGCCTCGATGGCCGCGTTGAGGGCCAGCAGGTTGGTCTGCTCGGCGACGCTCTTGATCACGTCCAGCACGGTGCCGATGCTCTGGGTGTCCTGGCTGAGACGCTGGATGCTGCCGGTGGTTTCCTCCATGGCGTGGGCCAGCTGGTTGATCCGTTCCAGGGTCTGGCGCACCACCTGGCTGCCGCTGCTGACGCGGTGGTCGGCGGCCTCGGTGGAGCTGGCCGCGGCCTCGGCATTGCGCGCCACCTCCTGCACGGTGGCGGCCATCTGGCTCATGGCGGTGGCGACCTGGTCGGTTTCTTCCTTCTGGCCATTGACGCCCACGCGGGTCTGCTCGGTGACGCCGGACAGCGCCTGGGCCGAAGCGGATATCTGCGCCACCCCGCCCTGCAGGCGGCCGACCATGTCCCGCAGATTGCCGGACATGCCGGCCATGGCCTCCATCAACTGGCCGATCTCGTCGCGGCGCTGCACCTCGATGCTGGCACTGAGGTCGCCCTCGGCGATCTGCCGCGCCAGCCCGATCACCCGCCGCAGGGGCCGCACGATCAGCAGGCTGATCAGTGCCGTGGCGGCCAGGCCGATCAGCAGCGCCAGGGCGGCCGCCAGCAGGATCAGCAGCGAGCTGGAGGCCTGCTGGGCCTGCATGTCGGCCTTCTGCTGCGCATAGGCCCGTTCCACGGCCTGCACCACGCGCTCGGCCTGGGCGGCCAGGCGGGTGTACTCCTGGCGCTGCTGCTCCAGGGTCGCGGTGTAGTCCTTGAGGCGTTCATTGAAGGAATCGACGTTGCCGATCACTTCGGTGAGCACGGCGGCGTAACCCGGGTCCTGCATGGCATCGCGCAACTCGGCGGCGAGCTTCTGGGCGTCCAGCGCCTCCTGAATCTGCGGCGTGCCGGCTTCGTCGGAGCCCCGGCTCTGTTCCAGGCGCACGCGGGCCTGGTTGAGCGCCTGCAGCAGCAACTGATAGACGCGGCTGATCTGTCCGCCCTGCTCCACCAGTTCGGCGCCCTGGGCGCCCTGGGAGCTCTTCAGCAGGTCGACGCCGTCCTCGTTCAAGCCGCTCTGCAGCACGTCAAGGCTGTTGGAGGCGCTGACCACCAGCCAGTTGGCCGCTTCCAGGGCCAGGCGCTGGTTGTCGGTGAGTTCCACGTAGCGGTCGAAGGCGCCACGGTACTCGGCCATGGCCTGGGTGACTTCGCCCAGGGCGTCGCGGCCCGGGCCGGACAACTGTGCGGCCAGCGCCTCGCTGCGGGCGACTATGGCTTCGGCCTGCTGGCGCAGCGTCTCGGCATATTTGGCGTCGGAGGTGAGGGCGTAGTCCTTCTCGGTGCGGCGGATCAGCAGCACATCGCTGTCGATGGCGCGCATTTCCTCCAGCAGGCGGGCCCGGCCATCCACCGCGCGCAAGGCGGTGAACCCCGTGGCCGCCACGACCAGGGTCAGCGCCAGGACGATGCCGAACCCGAGCATCAACTTGTTGGCCGTACTCAGGCTGGCCAACCTACGTTGCAAGACAGTCCACATGCTCCTACCTCCCCACAAGGCGACTACTGCATGGACGCGATCTGCTATCCACTTCCCCAAGGTCGAACATAGGAGCAGCCGAATACTGGCGACAAGCCACATTTCTGCCACCTCGGCGGACAATGCTGTTTTTGGCTAACTGGATGTCGTTTTTGGATCATTTTCCAGGCCGGGCGCAATGATCCGGCAACTGACCCAGGGCAATAGGCGGTGTGGCCAGAGAGGCTAGGCTTTCGTACGACGTCCTACGGAGGCCGCCATGAACGCCCCATCCCCCCTCCACTGGCATGCGCAGAGCACCGAGTCCAGCCTGCGGCACCTGGGCAGCGGGCCAGCCGGGTTGGACCCGGAAGAAGCCGAGCGCCGCCTGGCCCGCCTGGGCCCCAACCGCCTGCCCGAACGCGCCGGCGCCGGGCCGTTGAAACGCTTCCTGCTGCAATTCCACAACCTGCTCATTTATGTGCTCCTGGCGTCCACCCTGGTCACCCTGGTCCTGGGCGAATGGCTGGACAGCGCGGTGATCTTCGGCGTGGTCCTGATCAACGCCGTGGTCGGTTTCATCCAGGAGGGCAAGGCCGAATCGGCCATGCGCGCGATCCAGAAGCTGCTGACCCTGGACAGCCGGGTCAAGCGTAATGGCGAGGTCCGCCAGGTGCCGGCGGCGGACCTGGTGCCAGGCGACCTGGTACTGCTGGAAGCTGGCGACCGGGTGCCGGCGGACTTGCGCCTGCTGGAAACCCGCGACCTGCGCATCGAGGAAGCGGCCCTCACCGGGGAATCCCTGCCCAGCGACAAGAGCAACCGGCCGGTCGCCGCCGAAGCCAGTCTGGGCGACCGCCACAGCATGGCCTATTCCGGAACCCTGGTCTGCGCCGGCAGCGGCCTGGGCGTGGTGGTGGCCACCGCGGAGCAAACGGAACTGGGGCACATCAGCCACCTGCTGAGTTCGGTGGAACCGCTACAGACCCCGCTGCTGGCGGACATGGCGCGATTCGCCCGCCAGCTCACCCTGGTCATCCTGGTGCTGGCGGCGGCCACCTTTGCCTTCGGCATCCTGCTGCGCGGCTACAGTGCCAGCGACATGCTGATGGCCGCCGTGGGCCTGGCGGTGGCCGCCATCCCCGAGGGCCTGCCAGCGGTGCTGACCATCATCCTGGCCCTGGGCGTGCAGCGCATGGCCCGCCGCCAGTCGATCATCCGCCGGCTCCCGGCGGTGGAAAGCCTGGGCGCGGTGACCGTGGTCTGCTCGGACAAGACCGGCACCCTGACCCGCAACGAAATGACGGTGCAGCGCGTCTACACCGCGAGCCGCCGCTACGAAGTATCGGGCGTGGGCTATGCCCCCGAAGGCGATGTCAGCCCTGGCCTCGACCTGGCCCACGACCTGCACGAACTGGCCCGCGCCGGCCTGCTGGCCAACAGCGCCAGCCTCTGCGAGGTGAACAACCAGTGGTGCATCACCGGCGACCCCACCGAGGCAGCCCTGCTCACCCTGGCCGGCAAGCTGCGACTGGACCCGGACGAGGAGAGCAGCCGCCGCCCCCGGGTCGACGCCCTGCCCTTCTGCTCCGAACGCCGTTACCTCGCCAGCCTGCACCGCGACGGCCAGGGCGAGGGCGTCATCTTTCTGGTCGGCGCGCCGGAACGCTTGCTGGAGGTCTGCGACCGGCAATGGCGCGACGGCGCCGCCGAAGCGCTGGACCCGCGCATCTGGGACGAGGTACTGGGCGAGGGCGCTGCGGCTGGCCTGCGCATGATCGGCCTGGCCCGGCGCAGCGCCGGCGACGGCCAGCACGAACTGGACCACGCCGACCTGGGCGGTGGCTTCGTCCTGCTCGGCCTGGTGGGCATGGTCGACCCGCCTCGGGCGGACGCCATCCTCGCCATCGAGGAGTGCCGCAGCGCCGGCATCCAGGTGAAGATGATTACCGGCGACCACGCGGCCACCGCGGCTGCCATCGCAGCACGCCTGGGCCTGCCGGCCGGCACGCCGTTGACCGGTGCGGATCTGGACGAGCTGAGCGACACCGAGCTGGATGGCCTGCTCAAGGAAACCAGTGTGTTCGCCCGCACCAGCCCCAGCCACAAGCTGCGCCTGGTGGAGCGCCTGCAGGCGATCGGCGAACGGGTGGCGATGACCGGCGACGGAGTCAACGACTCCCCGGCCCTCAAGCGCGCCGATATCGGCATCGCCATGGGCATCAAGGGCACCGAGGCGGCCAAGGAAGCGGCGCAGATGGTGCTGGCCGACGACAACTTCGCCACCATCGCCCATGCCGTGGAAGAAGGCCGTACCGTCTACGACAACCTGAAGAAATCCATCCTTTTCATCCTGCCCACCAACGGCGCCCAGGCCTTTGTGCTGCTGAGCGCGATCCTGCTGGGACTGACCCTGCCCATCACCCCGCTGCAGATTCTCTGGGTGAACATGATCACCGCCGTCACCCTGGCCCTGGCCCTGGCCTTCGAGCCGGCGGAGGACGACCTGATGCGGCGCCCGCCGCGGGACCCGAAGGCCCCGCTGCTGTCCGGCGACGTGCTCTGGCTGATCCTGCTGGTATCGGTGGTGCTGACCCTGGCGAGCCTGGGGTTGTTCATCCATACCCAGCAACTGGGCTGGAGCATGGAAGCCAGCCGCACCCTGGCGGTGAACGTCCTGGTGTTCGGCGAAATCGGCTACCTGTTCAGCAGCCGACGGTTGAACGGCCCGGCGCGATTCACCCTGCATGACAACCCCATGGTCTGGGGCATGGTCGGCCTGATGGTGCTGCTGCAGTTGGGTTTTACTTACCTGCCGGCGCTGCAGACGCTGTTCGGCACCGCCGGGTTGGGCCCGCTGGGCTGGACCTGGTGCCTGGCGACGGCGGCGAGCACCTGCGCGGTGGTGGAAATCGACAAATGGGCGCGGCGCCGCGCCAGGAACCGGCGCGGCTAGTCCTTGTCGCGGGGGGTCAGGCCGGCCGAACCATGTTGAAGGTGTCGCGGGTGCGCGTGTAGGCACTGCCGCCCAGGCGACCCACCAGGTCCAGGCGCTGCGGGTCGGTGCGCCCCGCCTCGGTCAGCACGGCGTCGTCGACATGCGCCAGCAGCACCTCGGCGAACACCAGGTGGCAGTTGGGATTGGCACGCGGATAGGGCTGGATCTCCGCCACCCGGCACTCGAAGGCCACCGGGGCGCCCTGCACGCGGGGCGGCCGCACCCGCAGCGACGGCTCGGTGGCGATGCCGCAATGCTCGAA contains:
- a CDS encoding cation-transporting P-type ATPase, which encodes MNAPSPLHWHAQSTESSLRHLGSGPAGLDPEEAERRLARLGPNRLPERAGAGPLKRFLLQFHNLLIYVLLASTLVTLVLGEWLDSAVIFGVVLINAVVGFIQEGKAESAMRAIQKLLTLDSRVKRNGEVRQVPAADLVPGDLVLLEAGDRVPADLRLLETRDLRIEEAALTGESLPSDKSNRPVAAEASLGDRHSMAYSGTLVCAGSGLGVVVATAEQTELGHISHLLSSVEPLQTPLLADMARFARQLTLVILVLAAATFAFGILLRGYSASDMLMAAVGLAVAAIPEGLPAVLTIILALGVQRMARRQSIIRRLPAVESLGAVTVVCSDKTGTLTRNEMTVQRVYTASRRYEVSGVGYAPEGDVSPGLDLAHDLHELARAGLLANSASLCEVNNQWCITGDPTEAALLTLAGKLRLDPDEESSRRPRVDALPFCSERRYLASLHRDGQGEGVIFLVGAPERLLEVCDRQWRDGAAEALDPRIWDEVLGEGAAAGLRMIGLARRSAGDGQHELDHADLGGGFVLLGLVGMVDPPRADAILAIEECRSAGIQVKMITGDHAATAAAIAARLGLPAGTPLTGADLDELSDTELDGLLKETSVFARTSPSHKLRLVERLQAIGERVAMTGDGVNDSPALKRADIGIAMGIKGTEAAKEAAQMVLADDNFATIAHAVEEGRTVYDNLKKSILFILPTNGAQAFVLLSAILLGLTLPITPLQILWVNMITAVTLALALAFEPAEDDLMRRPPRDPKAPLLSGDVLWLILLVSVVLTLASLGLFIHTQQLGWSMEASRTLAVNVLVFGEIGYLFSSRRLNGPARFTLHDNPMVWGMVGLMVLLQLGFTYLPALQTLFGTAGLGPLGWTWCLATAASTCAVVEIDKWARRRARNRRG